One Nocardia sp. BMG111209 DNA segment encodes these proteins:
- a CDS encoding Dps family protein, translated as MKSKRRSEAELGAGFTASRHLAAALQQMLVDLIEMSLQGKQAHWNVIGHNFRDLHLQLDEVVAVTREFGDTIAERMRSLHVAADGRTDTVTATTSLPPFPAGEQNVATVVDLITSRLHATIDTARKIHDKVDAEDPSTADILHQVIDSLEKLAWMVGAENRRA; from the coding sequence ATGAAATCGAAGCGTCGTTCGGAGGCGGAGCTCGGCGCGGGTTTCACGGCCTCCCGCCATCTCGCCGCGGCGTTGCAGCAGATGCTGGTCGATCTGATCGAGATGTCGCTCCAGGGCAAGCAGGCGCACTGGAACGTGATCGGCCACAATTTCCGTGACCTGCACCTACAGCTCGACGAGGTGGTGGCGGTGACTCGCGAATTCGGCGACACCATCGCCGAACGGATGCGATCGCTGCACGTGGCCGCGGACGGCCGCACCGATACCGTCACCGCCACCACCAGCCTCCCGCCCTTCCCGGCCGGTGAGCAGAACGTGGCCACGGTGGTGGACCTGATCACGTCCCGTCTGCACGCCACCATCGACACGGCCCGCAAGATCCACGACAAGGTCGACGCCGAGGACCCGTCCACCGCCGATATCCTGCACCAGGTCATCGACTCGCTGGAGAAGCTGGCCTGGATGGTCGGGGCCGAGAACCGGCGCGCCTGA
- a CDS encoding GAF domain-containing protein, giving the protein MSFQSRASKSQVRLQELLSELQSRLESIVETRDRSEELVTTILIQTAGLDLDQTLCVVAHAAAELVDARNVSVGVYRHDDQLEPLSCRDARYEDVRSAIRVEIRSIPGRYPGPSPVVERPGPVRANMSIVRPGPAGRSVLEVPIRVRNQVFGNLSLTGKDGEGQFSDDDEAVVVVVAIAAGFAIDNALRAEQARIRRAWTGAAGDIATALLTDIDAGVALRLIADTASSLSDPGRCLLIVPRDPETSMPAVAELVVVDSIGSRRVDRDEAPAVLDSAVRTVFLERAPLRLAAQDIEKASEPASFGSVLVLPLHGIDCPLGVLVAVRPVGAPPFSDEHLDMMTVFADQVAAALRSVKARRQWELDELDERERIADDLHDQMMQRLFAVREFLRDALPATAAPEALRLGGAIDELEHVVQRAWIAMVDGPPIDGAAVRLDRAPAAGLSAAARIGETRTPPALVGAPPTVTSAPVEHRAADTAPGADRMPWAISDSG; this is encoded by the coding sequence ATGAGCTTTCAATCGAGGGCATCGAAGTCGCAGGTACGACTGCAGGAGTTGCTCAGTGAACTTCAGTCCCGGCTCGAGAGCATCGTCGAAACCCGTGACCGGAGCGAGGAACTGGTCACGACCATCTTGATCCAGACTGCGGGACTCGACCTGGATCAGACGCTGTGCGTGGTGGCGCATGCCGCCGCCGAACTGGTGGATGCGCGCAACGTCAGTGTGGGGGTGTACCGGCACGACGACCAGCTCGAGCCCTTGTCGTGCCGGGATGCGCGATACGAGGACGTCCGCAGTGCCATCCGCGTGGAGATCCGCTCGATCCCCGGCAGGTACCCGGGACCGAGTCCGGTCGTCGAGCGGCCGGGCCCGGTCCGGGCGAACATGTCGATCGTTCGCCCCGGGCCGGCCGGCAGGTCCGTTCTCGAGGTTCCGATCCGGGTCCGGAATCAGGTTTTCGGCAACCTGTCGCTGACCGGCAAGGACGGGGAAGGGCAGTTCAGCGACGACGACGAGGCGGTCGTCGTCGTAGTGGCCATCGCGGCGGGCTTCGCGATCGACAATGCCCTGCGGGCCGAACAGGCGCGTATCCGCCGGGCGTGGACCGGCGCGGCCGGGGACATCGCGACCGCACTGCTGACCGATATCGACGCCGGCGTGGCATTGCGGCTGATCGCCGACACGGCGTCCAGCCTGAGCGACCCCGGCCGCTGTCTGCTGATCGTCCCTCGCGATCCCGAGACGTCGATGCCCGCGGTGGCGGAACTGGTCGTCGTCGATTCGATCGGATCTCGCCGCGTCGACCGCGACGAGGCGCCGGCGGTGCTGGATTCGGCGGTCAGGACGGTGTTCCTCGAGCGGGCGCCACTGCGCTTGGCGGCGCAGGACATCGAGAAGGCAAGCGAGCCCGCATCATTCGGCTCGGTATTGGTGCTGCCACTGCACGGGATCGACTGCCCGCTGGGTGTGCTGGTCGCTGTCCGGCCGGTGGGAGCACCCCCGTTCTCCGACGAGCACCTCGACATGATGACCGTCTTCGCCGATCAGGTCGCGGCGGCGTTGCGGTCGGTGAAGGCGCGCAGGCAATGGGAACTCGACGAACTCGACGAACGTGAGCGCATCGCCGATGATCTCCACGATCAGATGATGCAGCGGTTGTTCGCGGTGCGCGAGTTCCTGCGCGACGCGCTACCGGCCACCGCAGCGCCCGAGGCGCTACGCCTGGGCGGGGCGATCGATGAACTGGAACACGTGGTGCAGCGGGCCTGGATCGCGATGGTCGACGGCCCGCCGATCGACGGTGCGGCCGTCCGGCTCGACCGTGCGCCCGCCGCCGGGCTTTCCGCGGCGGCCCGGATCGGCGAGACGCGCACACCGCCGGCACTCGTGGGGGCGCCGCCTACCGTCACGTCGGCACCGGTCGAGCACCGTGCCGCAGATACTGCGCCGGGTGCCGATCGGATGCCCTGGGCGATTTCCGATTCCGGATAG
- a CDS encoding molybdopterin-dependent oxidoreductase, producing the protein MPEPAVPQRDTSPRSIRWPRAAVAGLLAAAMALGVGHLVAVLIDPMSSPFFVLGATMVDHTPHQLKDAAIRRFGSHDKQALFTAMAAVMALGASIVAVLERRRPLGSALLVALGGVTVAAALQRPTATPWFAVPTVAGVVSGIVVLRILVTGTPIHRSGSAVGVSRRRFLISAASVGALAAGAGGAGHILATRLRDIGVDRARFLLPAATPASPVSPQAQPRIDGLSSFITPDPRFYRVDTALQLPALSSADWRLRIHGMVDRTVELDFDRLRERSAVERVVTLTCVSNEVGGDLVGTARWLGYPLAELLAEAGPHPDADMLLSRSIDGFTAGTPLSAVTDGRDALLAVGMNGEPLPIEHGYPARLIVPGLYGYVSATKWVVDLEVTRFDRSSAYWTDRGWSARAPIKTASRIDVPRAFATVAAGDVLVAGVAWAQHRGIAQVEVQVDDGPWQAAELAAEYSIDTWRQWTWRWRAVTGTHTLRVRATDGTGAVQDQARTTPFPNGATGRHNRVVTVG; encoded by the coding sequence ATGCCCGAACCAGCAGTGCCCCAACGTGATACGTCGCCGCGGTCGATCCGATGGCCGCGCGCGGCGGTGGCGGGGCTGCTGGCGGCCGCCATGGCGCTCGGCGTCGGTCATCTCGTCGCGGTCCTGATCGATCCCATGTCGTCCCCGTTCTTCGTGCTCGGCGCGACCATGGTCGATCACACACCGCATCAGCTGAAGGACGCCGCGATCCGTCGGTTCGGCAGCCACGACAAGCAGGCGCTGTTCACCGCCATGGCCGCGGTGATGGCGCTCGGCGCGAGCATCGTCGCGGTGCTGGAACGCCGCCGGCCGCTGGGTAGCGCCCTGCTCGTGGCGCTCGGCGGCGTCACTGTCGCCGCCGCGCTCCAACGACCCACGGCCACACCATGGTTCGCGGTGCCGACCGTGGCCGGGGTGGTCTCGGGGATCGTGGTCCTGCGAATCCTGGTGACCGGCACACCGATCCACCGGAGCGGCTCCGCCGTCGGCGTGTCCCGGCGCCGTTTCCTGATCTCGGCGGCGAGCGTGGGCGCGCTGGCGGCGGGCGCGGGCGGGGCCGGGCACATTCTCGCGACGCGCCTGCGCGATATCGGCGTGGATCGAGCCCGCTTTCTCCTGCCCGCGGCCACACCCGCTTCCCCGGTATCGCCGCAGGCTCAACCGCGAATCGACGGCCTCTCGTCTTTCATCACGCCCGATCCGCGCTTCTACCGTGTCGACACCGCGCTGCAACTGCCCGCCCTGAGCAGCGCCGACTGGCGGCTGCGGATTCACGGAATGGTCGACCGGACCGTCGAATTGGACTTCGACCGGTTGCGCGAGCGTTCGGCTGTGGAACGGGTCGTGACCCTCACTTGCGTCTCCAACGAGGTCGGCGGCGATCTCGTGGGGACCGCGCGCTGGCTGGGGTACCCCCTGGCCGAACTGCTCGCCGAGGCCGGACCACATCCCGACGCCGACATGCTGCTGTCGCGCAGCATCGACGGATTCACCGCCGGCACACCGCTTTCCGCCGTGACCGACGGCCGGGACGCGCTGCTGGCAGTGGGTATGAACGGTGAACCGCTGCCCATCGAGCACGGCTATCCGGCCCGGCTGATCGTCCCCGGCCTCTACGGATACGTATCGGCCACCAAATGGGTGGTGGACCTGGAGGTTACCCGGTTCGATCGCTCCTCGGCCTATTGGACCGATCGCGGCTGGTCCGCGCGAGCACCGATCAAGACGGCGTCGCGTATCGATGTCCCGCGCGCCTTCGCGACCGTGGCCGCGGGTGACGTGCTGGTCGCCGGCGTCGCGTGGGCCCAGCACCGGGGGATCGCGCAGGTCGAGGTCCAGGTCGACGACGGCCCCTGGCAGGCGGCCGAACTCGCCGCCGAATATTCGATCGACACCTGGCGGCAATGGACCTGGCGGTGGCGAGCGGTGACCGGCACGCACACGCTGCGGGTGCGCGCCACCGACGGCACGGGTGCAGTACAGGATCAGGCCCGCACCACGCCGTTCCCGAACGGCGCCACCGGCCGGCACAACCGCGTCGTCACGGTCGGCTGA
- a CDS encoding fasciclin domain-containing protein: MKIIRRSVVVTIAFAAALGMSGCSGDKSGSSTTTSTTSASSAAPAAAAAATPVGPGCQDYARQVPTGAGSVSGMAQDPVAVAASHNPLLTTLVSAVSGKLNPQVDLVDTLDGGPFTVFAPVDSAFAKIPPATIDALKTDAAGLSKILTYHVVPGRIAPDQIAGTHKTVEGGEVSVTRSGDTVKVGDASVICGGVQTANATVYLIDTVLMPPA; this comes from the coding sequence ATGAAAATCATCCGGCGTTCCGTCGTCGTCACCATCGCATTCGCCGCCGCGCTCGGTATGTCCGGGTGTTCCGGCGACAAGTCCGGGTCCAGTACCACCACGTCGACGACCAGCGCGTCATCCGCCGCCCCCGCCGCTGCCGCCGCCGCGACTCCGGTCGGGCCCGGCTGTCAGGACTACGCCCGGCAGGTGCCGACCGGTGCGGGCTCGGTCAGCGGCATGGCGCAGGACCCGGTGGCGGTGGCAGCCTCGCACAATCCGCTGCTCACGACACTGGTATCGGCTGTATCGGGCAAGCTGAATCCACAGGTCGACCTGGTGGACACGCTGGACGGCGGACCGTTCACCGTCTTCGCTCCGGTGGATTCCGCCTTCGCGAAGATTCCACCGGCGACGATCGATGCACTGAAGACCGATGCGGCCGGGCTCAGCAAGATCCTGACCTATCACGTCGTGCCGGGCCGGATCGCACCCGATCAGATCGCGGGCACGCACAAGACCGTCGAGGGTGGCGAGGTATCGGTGACCCGCAGCGGCGACACCGTGAAAGTGGGTGACGCGTCGGTGATCTGCGGCGGCGTGCAGACCGCGAATGCGACGGTCTACCTGATCGACACCGTGCTCATGCCGCCCGCCTGA
- a CDS encoding helix-turn-helix transcriptional regulator yields MNRESIDRPARDPCEVTAPAAYTDTDDHVAVPDAAAPVSGPAMQRAIDHLHAHPDRPITITELAGRAGVSARALQYAFRRAYDTTPLQYLRRIRLQRAHRDLTAASPGHDSVAVIAARWGFTNPGRFAVAYRHRYGISPGHTLRQ; encoded by the coding sequence ATGAATCGTGAATCGATCGACCGACCGGCCCGGGATCCCTGCGAGGTGACGGCACCCGCCGCATACACGGACACCGACGACCACGTCGCGGTGCCCGACGCAGCCGCACCCGTGTCCGGGCCGGCGATGCAGCGCGCGATCGATCACCTGCACGCGCATCCCGACCGTCCGATCACCATCACGGAACTGGCCGGACGTGCCGGGGTCTCCGCCCGCGCCCTCCAGTACGCGTTCCGCCGCGCCTACGACACCACCCCGCTGCAGTACCTCCGGCGGATCCGGCTGCAACGCGCCCACCGCGACCTCACCGCCGCCAGCCCGGGGCACGACAGTGTGGCCGTGATCGCTGCTCGCTGGGGTTTCACCAACCCCGGACGGTTCGCCGTGGCCTACCGGCACCGCTACGGCATCTCCCCCGGTCATACCTTGCGCCAGTAG
- a CDS encoding AAA family ATPase: MPVILVTGMSGVGKSTALIALQQRGYRVVDADYGGWIEDRPHPDGTGTEPQWCEQRIEALIADHEQSGEPLFIAGTVSNQVAFYPRFDEIVLLSAPIELLLDRIVRRDTNPFGKAAAERDRIMADTAEIEPLLRSAATVEIDTSRPLIDVVERLVSLAGPPSLPPH; the protein is encoded by the coding sequence ATGCCGGTGATCTTGGTGACGGGGATGTCCGGCGTCGGCAAGTCGACGGCGCTGATCGCTTTGCAGCAGCGGGGGTATCGGGTGGTGGACGCCGACTACGGAGGCTGGATCGAAGACCGCCCGCACCCTGACGGGACCGGCACGGAGCCGCAGTGGTGCGAGCAGCGAATCGAGGCGCTGATCGCGGACCATGAACAGTCGGGCGAACCGCTGTTCATCGCGGGCACCGTGAGCAACCAGGTCGCGTTCTATCCGCGGTTCGACGAGATCGTATTGCTCAGCGCCCCAATCGAACTGTTGCTCGACCGCATCGTGCGTCGTGACACGAATCCGTTCGGGAAGGCTGCCGCAGAACGCGATCGGATCATGGCCGACACGGCCGAGATCGAACCGCTACTGCGGTCGGCGGCGACAGTCGAGATCGACACCAGCCGACCGCTGATCGACGTGGTGGAGCGACTGGTATCACTCGCGGGACCACCATCCCTACCTCCTCACTGA
- a CDS encoding alcohol dehydrogenase catalytic domain-containing protein — protein sequence MKAVTWQGRRHVEVTDVPDPRIEQPTDVIIKVTASGICGSDLHLYEVLGAYMTPGDVLGHEPIGFVTEVGPEVTELAVGDRVVIPFQISCGACAMCDAGLPTQCETTQVREYGCGAALFGYSKLYGRVPGGQAEYLRVPHADHTHIKVPHGPLDTRFVYLSDVLPTAWQAVEYTGLSEGDTVTVLGLGPIGDMACRIAAHRGLRVIGVDRVPERVARVADRGIEVIDTRAANASIGDVVRDRTGGRGSDAVIDAVGMEAHGSPVTAAAQHALGLLPDMIERMVNDTVGVDRLSALHAAIDIVRRGGTISVIGVYGGVADPMPMRTLFDKQIQLRMGQANVTRWAPDILPLLTDNDILGVESFATHRLPLSDAADAYRMFQHKTDGAVKILLDPALSAAAA from the coding sequence ATGAAAGCAGTGACCTGGCAGGGCCGTCGTCACGTCGAGGTGACCGACGTACCCGATCCTCGGATCGAACAGCCCACGGACGTGATCATCAAGGTGACCGCGTCCGGGATCTGCGGCTCCGACCTGCATCTGTACGAGGTGCTCGGCGCCTACATGACCCCCGGTGACGTGCTCGGCCACGAGCCGATCGGATTCGTCACCGAAGTCGGACCGGAGGTCACCGAACTCGCCGTCGGTGACCGGGTCGTGATCCCGTTCCAGATCAGCTGCGGTGCGTGCGCCATGTGCGACGCCGGGCTGCCGACCCAGTGCGAGACCACGCAGGTCCGCGAATACGGTTGCGGCGCAGCCCTGTTCGGCTACTCCAAACTGTACGGCCGGGTGCCCGGCGGCCAAGCGGAATATCTGCGGGTCCCGCACGCCGACCACACCCACATCAAGGTCCCGCACGGCCCGCTAGACACCAGGTTCGTCTACCTCTCCGATGTCCTGCCCACCGCGTGGCAGGCCGTCGAGTACACCGGCCTGTCCGAGGGCGACACCGTGACGGTGCTGGGCCTGGGCCCGATCGGCGACATGGCCTGCCGGATCGCGGCCCACCGCGGACTGCGCGTGATCGGCGTCGATCGAGTGCCCGAACGCGTGGCGCGGGTCGCCGACCGTGGCATCGAGGTCATCGACACACGCGCCGCGAACGCATCGATCGGTGACGTCGTGCGGGACCGCACCGGCGGGCGCGGCTCGGACGCGGTGATCGACGCGGTGGGGATGGAAGCACACGGCTCCCCGGTGACCGCGGCGGCGCAGCACGCGCTCGGCCTGCTGCCGGACATGATCGAACGCATGGTGAACGACACCGTCGGCGTCGATCGGCTGTCCGCCCTGCACGCTGCGATCGATATCGTGCGCCGCGGCGGCACGATCTCGGTGATCGGCGTCTACGGCGGCGTCGCCGATCCGATGCCGATGCGGACCCTGTTCGACAAACAGATCCAGCTGCGCATGGGTCAGGCCAACGTGACCCGCTGGGCCCCGGACATCCTGCCGCTGCTGACCGACAACGACATCCTGGGCGTGGAATCCTTTGCCACGCATCGCCTTCCGCTGTCCGATGCCGCAGACGCCTACCGAATGTTCCAGCACAAGACCGACGGCGCGGTGAAAATCCTGCTCGACCCCGCCCTGTCCGCGGCCGCCGCCTGA
- a CDS encoding MerR family transcriptional regulator → MLEVKPQSPEPRHDPGVSIAEAAHRTGISVHTLRYYERAGLVVTPVDRTHSGRRRYREQDLEWINICTRLRATGMPIKTIRRYAELVSAGRGNETDRLALLESHRAEVISKLTEIQQNLELIDHKIDVYRSRVVAGDADRLWAPQGRPPRE, encoded by the coding sequence GTGCTCGAAGTCAAGCCACAGTCGCCCGAACCCCGCCACGACCCGGGAGTGAGCATCGCGGAGGCGGCCCACCGCACCGGAATCAGCGTGCACACCCTCCGCTACTACGAGCGCGCCGGCCTGGTCGTCACCCCCGTCGACCGCACCCACAGCGGCCGCCGCCGCTACCGCGAGCAGGACCTGGAATGGATCAACATCTGCACCCGGCTGCGCGCGACCGGCATGCCGATCAAGACCATTCGCCGCTACGCCGAACTCGTCTCGGCCGGGCGAGGCAACGAAACCGATCGACTGGCCCTGCTGGAATCCCATCGGGCCGAGGTGATCTCGAAACTCACCGAGATTCAACAGAACCTCGAGCTCATCGACCACAAGATCGACGTCTACCGCAGCCGCGTCGTCGCAGGCGACGCCGACCGACTCTGGGCACCGCAAGGCCGGCCCCCGCGCGAATGA
- a CDS encoding MFS transporter, producing MSEQMPGSPNVRHPLLVLAICCASIVVVVMDISIVNVALPAIRHDLHASVSGLQWTVDAYTLVLAGFLVAAGSVADRFGRRRVFRIGLAVFGIGSLLCGLAPTMEWLIAARTVQGIGGTMLNPVAMAIVATAFPEPAQRARAIGVFGSMSGLALAVGPILGGALVDGLGWHSVFWINVPIVAVAIVCTALFVPESRAPRARRFDPVGQILVALLLGAVVYAIIESRWLGWSSPVVLVLLAAAVLAVPATLIYESRRADPLLELRLFRSVPFGSAILIALCALCAFSAFLFTTTQYLQNVRGMSALTAGLCLLPVGLLVVAFSRRIGGLVGTRGPRLPLLLAGTALSLGGLASLGLEPTTPLPIVLALYLLFGIFLTAVNPPITTTAVAGMPRSMTGVAASLASVGRQTGTTLGVAISGTILGPALTHGGTTFTATARGIWWTVLGLGICVLLLGLLSTGRRAGETATRAAELFEEIDRGTEVRIASAVQR from the coding sequence ATGTCCGAACAGATGCCTGGATCACCGAACGTTCGGCACCCGTTGCTGGTGCTGGCGATCTGCTGCGCGAGCATCGTCGTGGTGGTGATGGACATCTCCATCGTCAATGTGGCGTTGCCGGCGATCCGTCACGATCTCCATGCCTCGGTGTCCGGTCTCCAGTGGACGGTCGACGCCTACACCCTGGTGCTGGCCGGGTTCCTGGTGGCGGCCGGGTCCGTCGCCGACAGATTCGGGCGCCGCCGCGTCTTCCGGATCGGGTTGGCGGTCTTCGGGATCGGCTCGCTGCTGTGCGGCCTGGCGCCGACGATGGAGTGGCTGATCGCGGCGAGGACGGTACAGGGAATCGGTGGCACGATGCTCAACCCGGTGGCCATGGCGATCGTCGCCACCGCATTTCCCGAGCCCGCTCAGCGAGCCCGAGCCATCGGCGTCTTCGGGTCGATGTCGGGTCTGGCGCTGGCAGTGGGACCGATACTCGGTGGAGCGCTGGTCGACGGGCTCGGCTGGCATTCGGTCTTCTGGATCAACGTCCCGATCGTCGCCGTCGCCATCGTGTGCACCGCGCTGTTCGTGCCGGAGTCCCGTGCACCCAGGGCACGCAGATTCGACCCCGTGGGCCAGATCCTGGTGGCCCTGCTGCTGGGTGCCGTCGTCTACGCGATCATCGAATCCCGATGGCTCGGTTGGAGTTCTCCGGTCGTCCTCGTGCTGCTCGCCGCCGCTGTGCTCGCCGTGCCGGCCACCCTGATCTACGAGTCCCGGCGCGCCGATCCGCTGCTGGAACTGCGCCTGTTCCGCAGCGTGCCGTTCGGTTCCGCGATCCTGATCGCGTTGTGCGCGCTGTGCGCATTCAGCGCGTTCCTGTTCACCACGACGCAGTACCTCCAGAACGTCCGCGGCATGTCCGCGCTCACGGCGGGGCTGTGCCTGCTCCCGGTCGGGCTGCTGGTCGTGGCATTCTCCCGGCGGATCGGCGGACTGGTCGGCACCCGAGGACCACGCCTGCCGCTGCTGCTCGCCGGGACCGCACTGAGCCTGGGCGGTCTCGCCTCCCTCGGACTCGAACCGACCACCCCACTGCCGATCGTGCTGGCGCTGTATCTGTTGTTCGGGATCTTCCTGACCGCGGTCAACCCGCCGATCACCACCACCGCCGTCGCCGGAATGCCCCGCTCGATGACCGGCGTCGCCGCCTCCCTCGCCTCGGTCGGACGGCAGACCGGAACCACCCTCGGTGTCGCGATCTCCGGAACGATCCTCGGACCCGCGCTGACCCACGGCGGCACCACATTCACCGCGACCGCACGCGGCATATGGTGGACGGTCCTGGGTCTGGGCATCTGCGTCCTGCTGCTCGGACTGCTCAGCACCGGCCGCCGCGCCGGCGAAACCGCCACCCGAGCAGCGGAACTGTTCGAAGAGATCGACCGGGGCACCGAGGTCCGGATCGCATCCGCCGTCCAACGGTGA
- a CDS encoding LLM class flavin-dependent oxidoreductase: protein MFSLRLDMRAPSIGAPAPELYATALEMCSWAESHGCLAVVICEHHGADDGYLPAPLVMAAAVAARTSTLAINTVVILPLYDPVRLAEEIAVVDLLSRGRTSFTLGLGYRPEEYEQFGVDVRRRGRIADEKLDLLRRLLAGEVVVRDGRRIRVTPRTATPGGPLLMWGGGSVAAAERAGRYGLGLLAQGTVPGMQEAYEKSARAHGHEPLMTLLPSRDTHTVLFVAPDHGIDRAWAELGSFLLHDAVSYAEWNPANETSAGISTARTIDELRETSRSHRIVSVSEAIEMVRRGEMLNLSPLCGGLPPDIAWPYLERVGETVLPAVAAASAGERSGPDLGGALGSLTATQP, encoded by the coding sequence ATGTTCTCGTTGCGCCTCGACATGCGCGCACCGTCGATCGGCGCGCCGGCGCCGGAACTGTACGCGACCGCGCTGGAGATGTGTTCGTGGGCCGAGTCGCACGGCTGCCTGGCCGTGGTGATCTGCGAGCACCACGGGGCGGACGACGGGTACCTCCCGGCGCCGCTGGTGATGGCGGCGGCCGTCGCCGCCCGGACATCGACGCTGGCGATCAACACGGTGGTGATCCTCCCGCTGTACGACCCGGTGCGGCTGGCCGAGGAGATCGCCGTCGTGGACCTGTTGAGCCGGGGCCGGACATCGTTCACCCTCGGGCTCGGGTACCGGCCGGAGGAGTACGAACAATTCGGTGTCGACGTCCGGCGCCGCGGGCGCATCGCCGACGAGAAGCTCGACCTGCTGAGACGACTTCTGGCGGGCGAGGTCGTCGTTCGCGACGGTCGACGGATCAGGGTGACGCCACGCACCGCGACCCCCGGCGGCCCCCTGCTGATGTGGGGCGGTGGCTCGGTGGCCGCGGCCGAGCGGGCCGGACGCTACGGCCTGGGCCTGCTGGCCCAGGGCACGGTCCCGGGAATGCAGGAGGCGTACGAGAAGTCCGCGCGAGCCCACGGACACGAGCCGCTCATGACCCTGCTCCCGTCCCGGGACACCCACACCGTCCTGTTCGTCGCCCCTGACCACGGCATCGACCGCGCGTGGGCGGAACTGGGTAGCTTCCTCCTGCACGACGCCGTCAGCTACGCCGAGTGGAATCCCGCCAACGAGACATCGGCCGGCATCTCCACGGCCCGAACGATCGATGAGCTCCGGGAGACATCCCGCTCCCATCGCATCGTGAGTGTGAGCGAAGCCATCGAGATGGTCCGCCGCGGCGAGATGCTCAACCTCTCCCCGCTGTGCGGCGGCCTCCCTCCCGATATCGCCTGGCCCTATCTCGAGCGCGTGGGAGAAACCGTGCTCCCGGCGGTGGCCGCGGCATCCGCCGGCGAACGCTCGGGCCCCGACCTGGGCGGTGCCCTCGGCAGCCTGACCGCGACCCAGCCCTGA
- a CDS encoding maleylpyruvate isomerase family mycothiol-dependent enzyme — protein MPFDRELVFATVADHRRLIANTLEDLDDDRLATPSLCAGWDVETVGAHVLSTVADGLPVFLASAVRRGSLARAIDELACRRAQSTTAEIVSGLRAVADRRISPPLFGPLDPLADVLVHYGDIAIPLGLPFEPDPHSAASALDFLTGPWPFGFVPLGLLRGIRLRGLDIGRTWGNGAEVRGPVAALMMTVCGRTALLDDLDGPGLPLLRRRLRI, from the coding sequence ATGCCGTTCGATCGTGAGCTCGTGTTCGCCACGGTCGCCGATCACCGTCGCCTGATCGCGAATACGCTCGAGGATCTCGATGACGACCGGTTGGCGACGCCGAGCCTGTGCGCCGGTTGGGACGTCGAAACGGTGGGTGCGCATGTGCTCAGCACCGTGGCCGACGGGTTGCCGGTATTTCTGGCCTCGGCGGTGCGCCGGGGGAGCCTGGCGCGCGCGATCGACGAATTGGCATGCCGCAGAGCGCAGTCGACGACGGCCGAGATCGTGTCCGGCCTGCGCGCGGTCGCCGACCGCCGGATCAGCCCCCCGCTGTTCGGGCCGCTCGACCCGCTCGCCGACGTCCTGGTGCACTACGGCGACATCGCCATTCCGCTCGGCCTGCCCTTCGAACCCGACCCGCACTCGGCGGCATCGGCACTCGATTTCCTGACCGGCCCGTGGCCCTTCGGCTTCGTGCCGCTGGGCCTGCTGCGAGGAATTCGATTGCGCGGCCTCGATATCGGACGTACCTGGGGCAACGGTGCCGAGGTGCGTGGTCCGGTCGCCGCGCTGATGATGACCGTCTGCGGTCGCACCGCGCTCCTCGACGACCTCGACGGGCCGGGACTACCGCTGCTGCGTCGCAGGCTGCGCATCTGA
- a CDS encoding TetR/AcrR family transcriptional regulator: MTATSAPDPSDDPPAKSRRQYDNSGRRAQTAKTRDQILDAAADMAHEFPSWDWGDLTFRSVAERAGVGARSMYRHFGSERELHDAVVRRLKEEAGVNYDDLKLEDLAEVTSRTFAALGTFPESTRSGPGTTQPALLAEHRMRRDALLHATVPYAGDWSDEQRTLVVAVLDLLWDVPAYERLVVQWGLDGEQAMRAVKWALDAVVAAIRTGEPPAGRPAADS, encoded by the coding sequence ATGACAGCCACCAGCGCACCGGACCCGTCCGACGACCCACCGGCGAAATCGCGACGCCAGTACGACAACTCGGGTCGCCGGGCACAGACGGCGAAGACGCGCGACCAGATCCTGGACGCCGCAGCCGATATGGCCCACGAGTTCCCGAGCTGGGACTGGGGCGATCTGACCTTCCGGTCGGTGGCCGAGCGGGCCGGCGTCGGGGCGCGCTCGATGTATCGGCACTTCGGCAGCGAGCGAGAGCTGCACGATGCGGTCGTCCGCCGCCTGAAGGAGGAGGCCGGCGTCAACTACGACGACCTCAAACTGGAGGACCTCGCCGAGGTCACCTCGCGCACCTTCGCCGCCTTGGGCACATTCCCCGAATCGACCCGATCGGGCCCGGGGACAACGCAACCCGCCCTGCTGGCCGAGCATCGGATGCGGCGTGACGCGCTCCTGCACGCCACCGTGCCGTACGCCGGGGACTGGTCCGACGAACAGCGCACTCTCGTGGTCGCCGTACTCGACCTGCTCTGGGACGTCCCCGCGTACGAACGCCTCGTCGTGCAATGGGGACTGGACGGCGAGCAGGCCATGCGGGCCGTGAAGTGGGCGCTGGATGCGGTGGTGGCGGCCATCCGCACCGGTGAACCACCGGCGGGCCGCCCGGCCGCCGACAGCTGA